The nucleotide sequence TCGGCAGCACACCGTCCGGGTCGAGCGCGGGCACACCGCGACGGCGCGCGAACCAGGCCGCGACGGCCTCACGCAACGCGGGCGTGCCGTAGGTCTGGGGGTAGCCGGGAGCGTCCGCGGCGGCGGCGAGCGCCCGCTGGATCAGCTCCGGCGTCGGGTCGACCGGGGTGCCGACGGACAGGTCGACGATCCCGTCCGGGTGCTGCCCGGCCCGCGCCTTGTAGGGCGCGAGCTTGTCCCACGGGAAGTCGGGCAGCACCAGGCGGGACGCCGTCATTCCCCGGCCTGCGGCGGCAGGGCGGAGATGAAGGCGTGGTCCTTGTTGATGAGGCCCATCTTGGAGGCGCCACCGGGCGAGCCGAGGTCGCCGAAGAACTCGACGTTGGCCTTGTAGTAGTCACCCCACTGGTCCGGCACGTCGTCCTCGTAGAAGATGGCCTCCACCGGGCAGACCGGCTCGCAGGCGCCGCAGTCCACGCACTCGTCGGGGTGGATGTACAGCATCCGCTCACCCTCGTAGATGCAGTCGACCGGGCACTCCTCGATGCAGGCCTTGTCCTTCACATCCACGCAAGGCTGCGCGATGACGTACGTCACGTCGGGTCCTCCAGGTATGGCGGCCCTGGTCGCTCTCCAGGGCGGATAGGTACCGGGCCGTCAGCGGGATCACATCAGGGCCCGGCCTAGTATCGCTGATTCAGAAAGACCGTGTCTGCGAAGGGTCCACTAAGTGAAACCGGCGTCGAGCAGCGAGTGGGCCGAGCACGTGGGCTCCCGGGTGGTGGTGCGGCTGAAAGACGCCTCCGGTCTGCACGACGTGCTGGGGAAGCTGCTGTCGGTGAACGGCGGCACCCTCCGGGTGGAGGGGCGCGACGGGCCGGTGGACGTGCCGCTGGGCAGCGTCGTGGCCGGCAAACCGGTCCCCCCGAAGGCCTCCAGGCCCGCACCTGCGCACCTCGCCCTGTCGGTGGCCGACCTGGAGCTGGCGATGGCCAAGCACTGGCAGGCCGGGGAGCAGGAGTGGCTCGGCGGCTGGCTGCTGCGTGCCTCCGGGGGTTTCACCAACCGGGCGAATTCGGTTCTGGCAGTGGGAGAACCAGGAATGCCGATGGATGTCGCGGTGACCGAGGTGGTGGACTGGTACGCCGACCGGGGCCTGCGGCCGGTGGCGGCCGCACCGGAACCCGCCCTGGAGGACGGCGACACCGATCAGCTCCTGGCCGCCGCCTCGGCGTTCGGCGACGCCGGCTGGCAGCAGGTTCCGGACACCTCCACCGCCGTGCTCACCGGCGCCACCGGGGAGTTGCGTGGCCACGCGATCTGGCAGCAGCTGCCCGAGGGGCTGACCGTCACGGCGGACGACGAGCCCGACCCGGCCTGGATCAGCCAGTACTCCTACCGTGGCCAGGCCGTGCCGGACCACGGCGTGCGGCTGCTCACCTCGGCGCCCCGGCAGGTGTTCGTGTCGGTCCGCACCGGCGGCGGCGAGACGGTCGGCGTGGTGCGCGGTTCGCTGGCGGAGAGCTGGGCCGGGCTGACCGCCCTGGAGATCGCCCCGGCCTGGCGACGCCGCGGCCTGGCCACGGCATTGGTCGGCACGATCGCCGAGTGGGGCTGGAAACACGGTGCCCGGTCGCTGTTCCTCCAGGTCGCCGAGAGCAACGAGAAGGCTCTGGCCGCCTACGCGAAGGCCGGTTTCACCCGGCACCACCGCTACAGCTACCTGGCCCCGCCGAGCTGAACCGCAGCAGGCCGAGCTGAACCGCGGCAGGCCGAGCTGAACCGCGGCAGCTAGGGCGCGTCCGGAAGATTCGCGGCGATGTCCCGCAGCCGCACCCGGGACTGGTCCAGTGCCACCTCCAGATCGACCAGCAGCTGGCCGCACTGACCGGCGCGCCCCGCCTTGGCCTCGGCCTCGATCAGCCGGGCGATCTCGACCACCCGCACCGTGCCCAGGTTGAGTCCGGCCCCGGCCAGGCTGTGCGCGTGCAGGTAGGCGCCCTCCGGATCGTCCGCCGACACGGCCAGGCTGAGGCGCTGGAACAGGTCGACGGTGCGGGACAGGAACGACGAGATGATGTCGCGCACCAGCTCGACCTCGAACTCGGTGCCGTCCCCGAGCAGCTCGGCGATTCGTTCGTCGGTGTCGGCGATGGCCGGTACCTCCCGTCTCTCCTGCGATGACCCGGCCCGCGGCCCGGACTGTGCCGGGACCGCCGGAACCGGCTGTGGTGCGGTCTCTTCCAGCAACCCGACCGAGGCCGGGGGGATGACCGCCACGTGCTCGCTGTCGCGGAACGCCGCGATCTTGTCGCGCACCTGCGAATAGTGCCGCTCCATCGGCTGGGTGCGCTCCGCCCGCCCGGCCGGCGGTGCGTCGTCTCCGGTGCGCAGCCAGCGGTTCAGGGTGGCCTGAAGCGTGGTGGAGCGCACCGGTTTGGCGATGAAGTCGTCCATGCCCGAGTCGAAACACCGCTGCCGGTCGGCGGCGAACGTGGCCGCCGTCATCGCGATGATCGGAACATTCTGCGTGGCAGTGCGTTTGCGCAGCTCGACGGTCGCGGTATAGCCGTCCATCACCGGCATCTGGCAGTCCATCAGGATGGCGTCGTAGGCGTGCTGCGCGGTCATCGTCAGCGCCTGCTCGCCGTGCCC is from Kineosporia corallincola and encodes:
- the fdxA gene encoding ferredoxin, with protein sequence MTYVIAQPCVDVKDKACIEECPVDCIYEGERMLYIHPDECVDCGACEPVCPVEAIFYEDDVPDQWGDYYKANVEFFGDLGSPGGASKMGLINKDHAFISALPPQAGE
- a CDS encoding GNAT family N-acetyltransferase; protein product: MKPASSSEWAEHVGSRVVVRLKDASGLHDVLGKLLSVNGGTLRVEGRDGPVDVPLGSVVAGKPVPPKASRPAPAHLALSVADLELAMAKHWQAGEQEWLGGWLLRASGGFTNRANSVLAVGEPGMPMDVAVTEVVDWYADRGLRPVAAAPEPALEDGDTDQLLAAASAFGDAGWQQVPDTSTAVLTGATGELRGHAIWQQLPEGLTVTADDEPDPAWISQYSYRGQAVPDHGVRLLTSAPRQVFVSVRTGGGETVGVVRGSLAESWAGLTALEIAPAWRRRGLATALVGTIAEWGWKHGARSLFLQVAESNEKALAAYAKAGFTRHHRYSYLAPPS